One stretch of Nicotiana tabacum cultivar K326 chromosome 18, ASM71507v2, whole genome shotgun sequence DNA includes these proteins:
- the LOC107814915 gene encoding putative aldehyde oxidase Art an 7 — MAIYIKAFILLPLLFVSSYARHKPIALGFDNDDDSSVGIFDPSPKELKEFLKHIDGEKKKNKKTSKKHDLIFPEYPFPEEEQEKEEAPLEPAVGGKTGNAKPDFETANLGGWMVHSPNVGVAAMHIQLMPNNKAVWFDTTNLGPSAIQHNPPFCKPVPDRPGETDCFAHGVQYDIESGQVRTLKIMSDPWCSSGGLSSNGDLISTGGFKEGIRSIRIMNPCDNCDFQENANGLAAMRWYATQHMLENGSFILVGGRGAHNYEIIPPGKLQFQLQQFGLNFLAETEDEKENNLYPFVNLLPDGTVYIFANDRSIIIDPYSGKTLRELPKLPGGSRNYPASGMSALLPINLNTPKPEDVEVEVIVCGGNTHDAFKYSENPPRQFFPALKDCGRILANKAGAQWDIEEMPSARVMGDMLLLPTGDVLIINGAKTGTSAWDAAEEPNLVPLLYSPTKPKGQRFKELAPTQIPRMYHSVSAVLPDGKILVAGSNTHALYDYQAKYPTELRVEKFSPPYLAPELDQHRPQILENGANKEMRYGQEFSVNIKLDEVVDETDIKVTMYAPPFTTHGYSQGQRLLILQLKSATNQQVAVVAPPSGKLAPPGYYLLFVVHRGVPSHGMWVRIDQ; from the exons ATGGCTATCTACATCAAAGCCTTTATTCTTCTTCCTCTACTTTTTGTTTCATCCTACGCTAGACACAAACCTATTGCCCTAGGCTTTGACAATGATGACGACTCTTCCGTAGGCATATTTGATCCTTCCCCAAAAGAACTTAAGGAATTCTTGAAACACATCGACGgcgagaagaagaagaacaagaagacaagCAAGAAACATGACCTTATATTTCCCGAATATCCTTTTCCCGAAGAGGAGCAAGAAAAGGAAGAAGCACCACTAGAGCCGGCCGTCGGAGGAAAAACTGGCAATGCGAAGCCGGATTTCGAGACGGCAAATCTTGGTGGTTGGATGGTGCATTCACCAAATGTTGGTGTTGCAGCCATGCATATACAATTGATGCCAAACAACAAGGCTGTTTGGTTTGATACCACAAATCTTGGACCATCAGCAATTCAACACAACCCTCCATTTTGCAAGCCTGTTCCAGATAGGCCTGGTGAGACAGATTGCTTTGCTCATGGCGTTCAATATGACATTGAGAGTGGTCAAGTCAGGACATTGAAG ATAATGAGTGATCCATGGTGCTCATCGGGAGGTTTGTCATCTAACGGCGACCTAATAAGCACGGGCGGTTTTAAAGAAGGAATCCGAAGTATCAGAATCATGAATCCATGTGATAATTGCGACTTCCAGGAAAATGCTAACGGCCTTGCTGCTATGAGATG GTACGCTACTCAACACATGCTTGAGAACGGTAGCTTCATTCTTGTTGGAGGTCGTGGTGCACACAACTACGAAATCATTCCACCAGGAAAACTGCAATTCCAGTTGCAACAATTCGGCTTAAATTTCCTTGCTGAGACCGAAGACGAGAAAGAGAACAATCTTTACCCATTCGTCAATCTTCTCCCTGATGGGACCGTATATATTTTTGCCAATGATAGATCAATAATCATCGACCCTTATAGTGGAAAAACTCTCCGCGAACTTCCTAAACTTCCTGGAGGCTCGAGAAACTATCCGGCATCAGGAATGTCTGCACTTTTGCCAATCAATCTCAATACTCCTAAGCCTGAGGATGTTGAAGTTGAAGTCATTGTTTGTGGTGGAAATACTCATGATGCCTTCAAGTACTCGGAGAATCCGCCAAGACAATTCTTCCCTGCATTGAAAGATTGTGGAAGGATATTAGCAAACAAAGCAGGAGCTCAATGGGATATTGAAGAAATGCCCTCAGCAAGAGTAATGGGAGACATGTTGCTTCTTCCAACTGGAGATGTATTGATCATTAATGGAGCTAAAACAGGTACTTCTGCATGGGATGCTGCTGAGGAACCTAATCTTGTCCCACTTCTTTACAGCCCAACCAAGCCAAAAGGACAGAGGTTTAAGGAATTGGCCCCTACACAGATTCCAAGAATGTACCATTCTGTTTCTGCTGTTTTGCCAGATGGCAAGATTTTGGTTGCAGGCAGCAATACACATGCTTTGTATGATTATCAGGCTAAGTACCCAACTGAATTGAGGGTGGAGAAATTCTCGCCACCTTACTTGGCACCTGAGTTAGATCAGCACAGGCCCCAAATTCTTGAGAATGGAGCCAACAAGGAGATGAGATATGGCCAGGAATTCAGTGTCAATATCAAGTTGGATGAAGTTGTGGATGAGACTGACATTAAGGTAACCATGTATGCACCACCTTTCACCACCCATGGCTACTCTCAGGGACAGAGATTGCTCATTTTGCAGCTTAAATCTGCAACAAACCAACAGGTCGCTGTAGTGGCACCACCCTCTGGCAAGCTAGCTCCTCCAGGCTACTACTTACTCTTTGTGGTTCACCGCGGCGTGCCTAGCCATGGAATGTGGGTGCGTATTGACCAATAG